GTGTGGGGCCGATGACCATCTGCTCGCTGATGAAGAATACTTTGTCGGCAGGAAAGAAAGAATATTATAAGTAGACTAATTACATTAATAGTAACTTGATTTTTTTATAACTCTCTAATTTTTTTGTGGGACTGGGGCGCAGTGATGCGAGTCAGTCCCGTTTTTTACCTTGTGACCCATGTGGTAATCTGACGCAAATCGTGTTATAATTTGATGCAGAACACGCGGTGATTTGACGCATATTGCATGCTAATCTGACGCTAATTGAGAGACCATCTGACGCTAATCGCGCAGAAGAAAAGAATAAAACTAATCATATACAGTCATATAACATGAAACATGGAACAAAACTTTTGGTGGCAGCTCTATTGAGTTGTGGCTCATTGCAGGCGCAGAATGTCGTGCCAGCCTATGCTATTCAGGGTAAAGACTCTACCTGTCAGATCTTCGTTTATTCACCAGGAGAGCGCGAAGGACTGCATCTTGCATTCCTTGGGGATGATGAAAAGTGGCATGAAGTGGGGCAACTTTGCGCATCTGATTATGGCCCATGGGGAGTAGAGAAGCGGATGTTTGATCCCTTTGTGACTAAGGCCAATGACGGAACGTGGCGAGCTGTGTGGGCTGTCAACAGCACTTCGCCTGTGTTTGCAGCTGCCTATTCAGAGGATTTGGTTACTTGGCGCCCGCAGGATTATCCTGTTGTGCGCGAAAAAGGCATACATCAGCCCGTTGTCTATCAGATGGGTGATGGCTCGTTCGACATCTATTTCAAGACGGCAAAAGGCAAACGCTATGTGCAGGCTACTGAAGATTTCCGACATTTTGTAGAAGATTCGCTTGCATCAGAAGCCGATGACATTCTTTGGCAGGTGGATAATGCCGAAGTGAATGGGAAAAGTTATAAGGGAAATGCGTTTGATGTGCCGGCTATGCACTTGAATTATATCCGCTCTTGGTTTGCTGCTTTGAAAAAGGATGCAGCGCTCTATGCTGAGAGAATGAAAGATGATGCACAGCGTTTCGCTTCACTGCACAAACCTGTGGAAGCTACATTGCATGTGGACAATGCGCAAACGAAGTCCATAAGTAACAAGCTTGTGGGTGTTTTCTTTGAGGATATCAGTCGTGCTGCAGACGGAGGTCTCTATGCACAGCTGCTTGAAAACGGTGACTTTGAATATACTTCGGCCGACCATAAGGGGTGGATGGCCCAGACAGCATGGACTTCTGACAAGCCTATGGTGATTGCGACAGACCAGCCTTTGAGTAAGAATAATCCACATTATGCTATTCTGGATCAAGCCACATTGGTGAACCAAGGTTGGGATAAGACGATTTACGACCGTGGCGGACTTTATGATTTCTCGCTCTATGCGCGTTGTTTGGAGCCAAAGAAAGGTCAGCTGATTGTGCAGTTGGCAGATAGTATGGGGCAACCTTTGGCCGAAGGAAAACTGAAAGTCAAGGGAACTGGCTGGCAGCAGTATTCACTTGTGTTGAATACTGTGGGCAAGAAGCGGGCGCAACCCGTGCAACCAAAGAACTGTAGTCTGCGGATTATCAGTGTCAAGGAAGGGCGTGTGGCTGTAGATATGGTGTCATTGTTTCCGCACGAAACCTATAAGGGGCATGGCATGCGAAAGGATATTGCAGAGGCGATTGCTGCCTTGAAGCCTAAGTTTATGCGTTTCCCGGGTGGCTGTATGCTGCATGGTGACGGATTAGAGAATATCTATCATTGGAAGGAAAGCATTGGCCCACTGTATAACCGCAAGCCCGACCGCAATATATGGGGCTATCATCAAACGCGAGGTTTAGGCTTCTACGAGTATTTTCAGTTCTGTGAAGACATCGGCGCAGAGCCACTTCCCGTGCTTGCAGCAGGTGTCCCATGTCAGAACTCGGCAGCCAATGCCGAGGGTATTGCCGGCCAGCAGGGAGGTATTCCTATGAATGAGATGCCTGCCTACGTTCAAGATGTACTCGATTTGATAGAGTGGGCGAATGGTGATGCTGCTACTTCGAAATGGGCAAAGATGCGTGCTGATGCCGGACATCCTGCTCCGTTTCAATTGAAAATGATAGGCATTGGCAATGAAGACTTGATAACAACGCAGTTTGAAGAACGCTATCTGATGATTTGCAAGGCTGTGAAAGCCAAATATCCGGATATTGAGGTCGTTGGTACGGTAGGCCCATTCCATTATCCATCGGCCGATTACATTGAGGGCTGGAAGTTTGCCAAGGCCCATAAGGAAGTGATAGATGCCGTGGATGAGCATTATTATGAGTCGGCAGGTTGGTTCCTTCATAATCAAGACTATTATGATAGCTACGACCGTAAGGCCCCGAAAGTGTACTTAGGCGAATATGCTTCTCGCACGCGAACAATGGAGTCTGCGCTTGCCGAGGCTGTTCATCTGTGTAATATCGAGCGTAATGGCGATGTTGTTGAGATGACAAGCTATGCTCCATTGCTTTGTCATGAGAAACATCAGAATTGGAATCCCGACATGATTTATTTCAATGCTTCGGAAGTGAAGACTACGCCGAGCTACAACACACAGGCCCTTTTCTCTCAATTCTCTGGCGACAGCTACGTTGCTTCGCGTGTGGAAATAGCGCCGGAATTGGCTTATCGTATGGCCGCCAGTGTGGTTAAAGACAGTCGTTCGGGCAATACTTATTTGAAATTGGTCAATGCGCTGCCTGTAACGGTCAGTCTGAAGGTCGACGGACTTGCGCTTCCTGCACAGCCTCGCATGGTTTATTTCAGTGGGAAACCTGGTGACGAAAGCAGCCAACTGCGTTCTTCTGAAGAGTCTGGTGCTTTAGTAAATGTGCAGAATGGACGGTTGCTATTGCCTGCATATAGTGTGGTAGCAGTAAGCATTGCTCCTTAATGTCTCTCGAAGTTGGTAAAATGTGCGGAAAGAGGCATCGAAAATCGGCAGAAAATACTTTCCCAAGGTTGGGAAGACTGAAAAACAGTGATAATCGCCTTTCCCAAACTTGGGAAAACCAAAAAAACGGAAGAAAATGGCCGTCCCAACCTTGGGAAAACAAAAAATCAGCGAAAATCGACTTTCCCCCACGAGGGAAAGTCAAAAAATGCTGAAAATCATTCGTCGCTCGTAAGCGAAATGCAGAAAACGCGAAAAATCATTCAGATACGGAAGTAAATCGTCGACTTTTTGGAAAAGCTGCTCAAATACGATAGTAAATTGAAGATTTCCAGAAAAAGCTGCTCAAATATGATAGTAAATTGAAGATTTTCGAGAAAAATTGTCCGTCATCCATGGATGAAAGCGAAAAAGAGATAAAAAATGCTCGTCATCCACGGATGAAAGCAAGAAGAGATAAAAAATGCTCGTCATCCGCGGATGAAAAGCAGAAGATGAGAAAAGCGGCAGAAAATACACTTTTGAATGACAGAGCTTTTTATATTTCAATCTCTTGTATGCCTCCGAATGCCACAAGGTTTTCGAAGGCATTTTCTTTTGCAAACAGTCCGCCATAAATACCTGCACAGATGAGCACTCCACCGTGAGCAAAGATAGCAACGTGGTCATAAGATTGTGTCTTTAACCAATCGAGGAAAGCTGAAACACGGTTGTAGAGCAACGGAAAACTCTCACCTCCTGTAGCTTCAAGATGCATATAGTCTTCATACCACGCCAGAATGTGCGGGTCTTCTTTGGCAATGTCATCATAGAGTCGCATTTCCCAATCGCCCATGTTCATTTCTTTGAGTCGGTTGTCGAGTGTGGGATGTGGATATCCACAATAGGCAGCGAGCTTGCGTGCACGCGTCAAAGGTGAGGAAAAAACAGCATCGAAAGGTTGCTTTTTCATGAGGTTTTGCTTCGTGACAGCAGCTTCTTCTTCGAATGAATTGGCCACGGGAACGTCGCTCCAACCATAACAAGTGCCTTTAGGGACGTCCACTTTGGTGTGTCTGATGAGCGTTACTTTCATAGATTGACTGGCAGTTGAAATGAAATGATGATATAGGTGAGATAGAAACTGAGTTCTGTCAATAGGAAAACAGCACCGCAACAGTCGCCTGTGTAACCTTGAATGCGATGATACATCAGCAGATAAAGCAGATAATATACAAGTGCAGGAATCGCGATAGAGAGGTAGGGGACTCCTATGAAATACCATAGAAGAATGGCGGGAAGCATACCTTGGAAAAAGAGAAATATGCCCGATTTGATGCTTAATTTACGGTAGACCACGCGGTTTTTGGCCGTTTCAGCTGTTCGTGCATAGGGCATATATTGAATGAGATTGGCTGAAATCATTTTGAAAAAAGGGTCGGCTGCGAGTATCATCAGAGCCGTGGTGCGAGGTGGAAGAATGGTCAGACATTGATAAAGCAACAGGAAATAGAGCACTAATCCAAGTACACCATAGGTTCCAATGTGGCTATCTTTCATAATGTCGAGTATGCGTTGGCGGTTGCTTCCCCCTCCTCCAAAACCATCAATGAAGTCGGCAAGTCCGTCTTCATGCAGTGCTCCGGTAATCATAATGCGCATGATGATGGATGCAATAGCAGCTAAGGTGACAGGCATAAACAGCGAACCAAAGTAAAGTGTGGCCGACATGCAACCCGCAGTAAGCCATCCTGTAAGCGGCCATAACTCTACTACGGTTTCATAAGCTTCTTTCTTGGGTTGGTATATGCGCCAAAAAGGGAAGCGAGTAAAGAAAGTCAAGGCAGCAAACAGGCGGTCGCGCCATGAAATATTGTTTTGAATATCAATTCTCATCGGTTAGAAATATTTGGTGATATGAGCATTCTCAAAGTTGTTCATCTCGTTCATCATGCGTATGGCAGAGTCGATAATCGGGTAGGAACATAGTGCGCCTGTGCCTTCACCGAGTCTTAAATCTAAGGATAATAAGGGATTGGCATTCATAAGGTTAAGCATATCGCGGTGTCCTACTTCATTACTGCAATGACCGAAGACGGCATAAGCGAGAATATCAGGATAGAGTTGAGAGGCAGCCAGCATGCAGGCTGTCATGATAAATCCGTCAACAAGGATGACCATGTGACGTTCTGCAGCACGGAGCATTGCCCCGATTGCCCCCACCATTTCAAAGCCTCCGAAGTAGCGGATAGCATCAATGGGCTGATAGTTTTGTGCTTGAAAATTGTCAAGCGATGCTTGCAGAACCTCAAGTTTATGGCGTATGCCTTCGGAATTAAGTCCGGAGCCTGCACCAATGCAATTCTTCAAGGGAAGTTTTCCAAAGATACTCATCCAGATACTAGAAGGGCTGGTGTTTGCAATTCCCATTTCGCCAAGACTGATAATGGTACACCCTTCTTCAGCGCACCTGTCAACAAGTTCTGCACCTGTATGTATTGCTTGGTTGAACTGTGCTTCGGTCATGGCCGGTCCATAGCGAAAATTGGCTGTGCCTCGCGCTATCTTGCGGTTGATAATGTCAGGAAATGCACTTAAATCGTGGTCAACTCCCATATCAACAATCCACAGTTTAAAACCATGCTGACGGCAAAACATGTTCACACCTCCGCCTCCTTGAGTGAAATTAATCATCTGTTGCCAGGTCACATCGCGTGGAGATGCAGATACATGCTCACGTTCAATGCCGTGATCACCACCGAAAAGCAGGTGGCAAGGATAGGCAAGAGAGGGAGTCAATGATTGTTGAATAAGTCCTATTTGCAGGGCAAGTTCTTCTAATCTTCCCAATGAACCTTTGGGCTTATTCAGATTGTCTATCTTGTTGATGAGCGCCTGTCTGATACTTCTATCGGGTATTTCAATCTTGAAATTCATCTTGTTCATTTAATCTTGACAGGTATTCCTGATACCATAAGAATTACTTCATCTGCCTTGGAAGCTACATATTGGTTCATCCATCCTTCCATATCTGTGAATCGTCTTTGTATAGCATTGTCGCTTACTCCACCGCTTCCTATCTCATTGGTTACAAAGATGAAAGTGGCTTCTTGGTTGGTAAATTTATCAAATTCTTCCTCTATGGCTCGCAGTGCATCATCAACACAGGGCTGTTCGCTCACTTTTCGGTCTTTGTCATAGAAGAAGTTAGTACACCAAAGTGTAATGCAGTCAATCACACACACCTTATTATATATATTATGCCGTGACAGATATTTCTCTTCTTCTATGTTTGTCCAATTACTTCCCCTGCGTTCTTGATGCCGTGCCACACGTTGTCTGAACTCATCATCCCATATATGTGCGGTTGCCAAATATATGGGGTGGCTTGTCATGGATAAGGCCAATTGTTCTGCATACATGCTTTTGCCAGAGCGTTGCCCACCTGTAATCAATATGATTCTCTTCATGTTGCGAAGATACTAAAAAGTTGTTTAGGAATAGGTAGACAGCAATGAAAACAACAGAAAATAACCTTTAATTAGGTTAAATAATTGATTTTTCTCATTTTTTATGTTCTATAGCATAATTTCTGTTGTAAAAATTTGGTTGTTTCGATATTTTTTAATTACTTTGCACACGTAAACAAGAAAAAGAAATACAAACAATAATTATTAATTAATTAATTTTTTAGAGAGACATGAAAAAGTTAGTTTTATTAGCTGCTGCTGCTTTGATGA
The nucleotide sequence above comes from Segatella oris. Encoded proteins:
- a CDS encoding alpha-L-arabinofuranosidase C-terminal domain-containing protein, translating into MKHGTKLLVAALLSCGSLQAQNVVPAYAIQGKDSTCQIFVYSPGEREGLHLAFLGDDEKWHEVGQLCASDYGPWGVEKRMFDPFVTKANDGTWRAVWAVNSTSPVFAAAYSEDLVTWRPQDYPVVREKGIHQPVVYQMGDGSFDIYFKTAKGKRYVQATEDFRHFVEDSLASEADDILWQVDNAEVNGKSYKGNAFDVPAMHLNYIRSWFAALKKDAALYAERMKDDAQRFASLHKPVEATLHVDNAQTKSISNKLVGVFFEDISRAADGGLYAQLLENGDFEYTSADHKGWMAQTAWTSDKPMVIATDQPLSKNNPHYAILDQATLVNQGWDKTIYDRGGLYDFSLYARCLEPKKGQLIVQLADSMGQPLAEGKLKVKGTGWQQYSLVLNTVGKKRAQPVQPKNCSLRIISVKEGRVAVDMVSLFPHETYKGHGMRKDIAEAIAALKPKFMRFPGGCMLHGDGLENIYHWKESIGPLYNRKPDRNIWGYHQTRGLGFYEYFQFCEDIGAEPLPVLAAGVPCQNSAANAEGIAGQQGGIPMNEMPAYVQDVLDLIEWANGDAATSKWAKMRADAGHPAPFQLKMIGIGNEDLITTQFEERYLMICKAVKAKYPDIEVVGTVGPFHYPSADYIEGWKFAKAHKEVIDAVDEHYYESAGWFLHNQDYYDSYDRKAPKVYLGEYASRTRTMESALAEAVHLCNIERNGDVVEMTSYAPLLCHEKHQNWNPDMIYFNASEVKTTPSYNTQALFSQFSGDSYVASRVEIAPELAYRMAASVVKDSRSGNTYLKLVNALPVTVSLKVDGLALPAQPRMVYFSGKPGDESSQLRSSEESGALVNVQNGRLLLPAYSVVAVSIAP
- the cobC gene encoding alpha-ribazole phosphatase is translated as MKVTLIRHTKVDVPKGTCYGWSDVPVANSFEEEAAVTKQNLMKKQPFDAVFSSPLTRARKLAAYCGYPHPTLDNRLKEMNMGDWEMRLYDDIAKEDPHILAWYEDYMHLEATGGESFPLLYNRVSAFLDWLKTQSYDHVAIFAHGGVLICAGIYGGLFAKENAFENLVAFGGIQEIEI
- the cobS gene encoding adenosylcobinamide-GDP ribazoletransferase, translated to MRIDIQNNISWRDRLFAALTFFTRFPFWRIYQPKKEAYETVVELWPLTGWLTAGCMSATLYFGSLFMPVTLAAIASIIMRIMITGALHEDGLADFIDGFGGGGSNRQRILDIMKDSHIGTYGVLGLVLYFLLLYQCLTILPPRTTALMILAADPFFKMISANLIQYMPYARTAETAKNRVVYRKLSIKSGIFLFFQGMLPAILLWYFIGVPYLSIAIPALVYYLLYLLMYHRIQGYTGDCCGAVFLLTELSFYLTYIIISFQLPVNL
- the cobT gene encoding nicotinate-nucleotide--dimethylbenzimidazole phosphoribosyltransferase, which translates into the protein MNFKIEIPDRSIRQALINKIDNLNKPKGSLGRLEELALQIGLIQQSLTPSLAYPCHLLFGGDHGIEREHVSASPRDVTWQQMINFTQGGGGVNMFCRQHGFKLWIVDMGVDHDLSAFPDIINRKIARGTANFRYGPAMTEAQFNQAIHTGAELVDRCAEEGCTIISLGEMGIANTSPSSIWMSIFGKLPLKNCIGAGSGLNSEGIRHKLEVLQASLDNFQAQNYQPIDAIRYFGGFEMVGAIGAMLRAAERHMVILVDGFIMTACMLAASQLYPDILAYAVFGHCSNEVGHRDMLNLMNANPLLSLDLRLGEGTGALCSYPIIDSAIRMMNEMNNFENAHITKYF
- the cobU gene encoding bifunctional adenosylcobinamide kinase/adenosylcobinamide-phosphate guanylyltransferase, with amino-acid sequence MKRIILITGGQRSGKSMYAEQLALSMTSHPIYLATAHIWDDEFRQRVARHQERRGSNWTNIEEEKYLSRHNIYNKVCVIDCITLWCTNFFYDKDRKVSEQPCVDDALRAIEEEFDKFTNQEATFIFVTNEIGSGGVSDNAIQRRFTDMEGWMNQYVASKADEVILMVSGIPVKIK